A window from Leguminivora glycinivorella isolate SPB_JAAS2020 chromosome 16, LegGlyc_1.1, whole genome shotgun sequence encodes these proteins:
- the LOC125234555 gene encoding nose resistant to fluoxetine protein 6-like, producing the protein MLRIILFGIVLQHASGVIYELTPQEYDALPKLTKVDEYAPCMRVPGDAYCFVSAQLYGNLSDPLFRTLVEYSANTITHFDHTHIHRGICPKKSCAKHMEASTNLTEVVEACLNETLTRDYRLTARVFEAYCESFSKGLKLDSGDYAFLLVVLSFIGLNVMGSVYDFFFESGKDKFVGRCLLCFSVRKNWQRLAAPGSSSPMQQRIKSIHSFRTITAVLVICGHSPIPSLLNGKTPQFMEETYHNFPFHLFFGGTLIVQTFFLLSGFLMAYNILLSEQKRRPSCMNLPKGILLRWLRLTPPYALVMFFVMTWMRHLSAGPFYLKSVTSEAEACHRDWWQHLLYIHNYIDNSQCMAHAWYLGAEFQLSIVGLLVFCVLHSNRVRKMAIGVVMAVGLVAPAVHTYYQDLHAVLIISPEVAINFFVKDPTFNNLYKRGHTNLVCYGLGLAMAYYVYGLKDSDLGAKKFKKYLPLYWSLFPMMLGVVLVGYVFYIDGIVIPIAVRVVYSSAIKFVFGFATAVFIYLTIVKVDKPFRAFLNWGGWARISRLTYFAYLVHIPILRFGTGNVDELVPIGVFWLLTNFLSCLCMAYSLAFPLFITVESPLAELVKVTFVPQARPAQETKANKETIDEKL; encoded by the exons ATGTTACGGATAATATTGTTTGGAATAGTGTTGCAGCACGCTTCAGGGGTGATATATGAACTGACTC CCCAGGAGTACGATGCGTTACCAAAACTGACCAAGGTAGACGAATATGCGCCATGCATGCGCGTTCCTGGGGACGCGTATTGCTTCGTCAGCGCTCAACTGTATGGGAATCTGTCGGACCCCTTGTTTCGCACGTTGGTG GAATACTCCGCAAACACCATAACCCATTTCGACCACACCCACATACACCGGGGTATCTGTCCAAAGAAGTCATGTGCGAAACACATGGAGGCCTCCACAAACCTGACCGAGGTGGTCGAAGCTTGTCTCAACGAGACTTTGACCAGAGACTACCGTCTGACCGCCAGAGTCTTCGAAGCCTATTGCGAGAGTTTCTCAAAAGGGTTGAAATTAGACAGTGGGGATTATGCATTCTTGTTGGTTGTCCTAAGTTTTATAGGGCTGAATGTTATGGGGAGTGTTTATGACTTCTTCTTTGAGTCTGGCAAGGATAAGTTCG TTGGCAGATGTCTTCTATGCTTCTCTGTAAGGAAGAACTGGCAGCGTTTGGCCGCCCCAGGCAGTTCTAGCCCCATGCAGCAAAGGATCAAGTCCATTCACAGCTTCAG AACAATCACTGCAGTTCTGGTGATTTGTGGTCATTCGCCTATCCCCAGTCTTTTGAATGGCAAAACTCCACAGTTTATGGAAGAG ACATACCATAATTTTCCGTTTCACCTGTTCTTCGGCGGGACACTGATCGTCCAGACCTTCTTTCTTTTATCCGGTTTCCTGATGGCGTATAATATTCTACTGTCGGAGCAAAAACGCCGACCTAGTTGCATGAACCTGCCTAAAGGCATACTTTTAAGGTGGCTGAG GTTGACTCCACCCTACGCTCTAGTTATGTTCTTTGTTATGACCTGGATGAGGCATTTAAGTGCTGGTCCATTTTACTTG AAAAGCGTGACGTCAGAAGCAGAAGCCTGTCACCGGGACTGGTGGCAACATCTGCTGTACATACATAACTATATCGACAACTCGCAATGCATGGCTCATGCGTG GTACCTAGGAGCCGAGTTCCAGCTCAGCATTGTCGGTCTCCTGGTCTTCTGCGTGCTGCACAGCAACCGCGTGAGAAAGATGGCCATTGGCGTGGTCATGGCCGTAGGTCTGGTCGCTCCAGCCGTTCACACGTACTACCAGGACTTGCATGCTGTGCTCATTATATCGCCTGA AGTGGCAATAAACTTCTTCGTAAAAGACCCGACGTTCAACAACTTGTACAAGCGCGGGCACACCAACCTCGTCTGCTATGGTCTTGGACTAGCGATGGCCTATTATGTCTATGGTTTGAAGGACAGTGACTTGGGAGCGAAGAAATTCAAG AAATACCTGCCACTCTACTGGTCTCTCTTCCCCATGATGCTTGGCGTCGTGCTTGTTGGCTACGTGTTCTACATCGACGGCATCGTCATCCCGATAGCCGTTCGAGTCGTCTACTCGAGCGCCATCAAGTTTGTTTTCGGCTTCGCGACTGCTGTATTCATATATCTTACCATCGTAAAGGTTGACA AACCGTTCCGCGCGTTTCTCAACTGGGGCGGATGGGCCCGAATCTCGCGGCTCACCTACTTCGCTTACCTGGTGCATATCCCTATTCTGAGATTTGGGACTGGAAATGTTGACGAATTGGTGCCTATTGGGGTCTTTTGGCTG CTGACCAACTTCCTATCATGCCTTTGCATGGCGTACAGCCTCGCTTTTCCCCTCTTCATCACCGTGGAGAGTCCTCTCGCTGAGCTGGTCAAGGTGACCTTTGTGCCGCAAGCCAGACCTGCCCAGGAAACTAAGGCTAACAAGGAGACTATTGATGAAAAGCTTTAG